A region of Sugiyamaella lignohabitans strain CBS 10342 chromosome A, complete sequence DNA encodes the following proteins:
- the VPS8 gene encoding CORVET complex membrane-binding subunit VPS8, whose amino-acid sequence MTIPETEDLLDKHMVHHDYFSFNLHNLLVKRSDSTLPQPAVIADAFYNSIRGYKGRLFLMGKYEFVIGSLSNWADRLLDVMESGGYIRAIKLATAYYLGEEDFVSVGLPADESERHAVVLRSIPNLISASFGYTFQSDHPDEASIAGLTDACITAVVAMNETDLLTDIFELFEPTAYRKIFFEQLSSFIYDGDIKSLPPRVFKELVLFYSTSSDVLEDLTCRLRTDTLDIDLIFSLCRQYHLRDTLTYITNCALRDFKTPLVDFVNLIEQVSSIGEASSQVVKSDTLEWQSTKSRESTDATDNVDLEQLVHEADKVYPYLSYILTGRIYPTALLFTDEGLSYYGKCATYYMLFSGKVKSDTEVRFPYLIALINYNSSAFFAALNEGFEDTFMNGSDRIEDGDIYPPEELAFGSTVSRQLIINILLDVFYDESNGLGPDKRIFLDIFIARNYPKYLQFILLPGKVLSKILYELCYWNDASLKEEREIAVNSLLTKFKPPDLENLTATLYEVKFHSILIYLFRSEKKYTKLLEVAFESVRVNELEADRLFDIIEECLQNTRGMSQTKERGNLDRLLGSHFEMLVELDSERLVQLVSKFCAHIHDLVFKLNSEGLQLRYLNILFKAVGKSDSQGQKFLPTLRTRTLYISLLAKNNNSAEIYRLLSTILTSTSDVDLPSIVDSLISSKSIDSLVLLLERQGRIGEAMIYLLDHILFLNDEYMLKPTESESGLNEHLSPEVTKLEDQLSRYTAIGVNLCLDDERRGTQGESQNPGEAVWIRLIDTLIDLLKDTLSDDKEKALSLEHQKQFKHSLLRQALSALLGSPANINGFQHDATIVRIFRSILAPESTKTRTVGSLRPLLDDMFSAYNYQHTMLCVVEEILDSDTYLSLLDLVSERLKGWKVSKSGECEGCGRKVVGVGVDAEWLYSQWEKRQKEKTVAGFNGTVRKDKGKSKYLKPTVSNDTSREQDEILIVFKCGHTYHKGCLKRLGNVDEIKCIICG is encoded by the coding sequence ATGACAATTCCAGAAACCGAGGACTTGCTGGATAAGCATATGGTACACCATGACTATTTCTCGTTTAACCTACACAATCTCCTAGTAAAGAGATCCGATTCTACTCTGCCGCAACCTGCTGTAATCGCTGATGCGTTCTATAACAGTATCCGGGGATATAAAGGTAGGCTGTTCCTGATGGGAAAGTATGAGTTTGTGATCGGCTCTTTGTCCAATTGGGCTGATAGATTACTGGACGTTATGGAGAGTGGAGGCTACATAAGGGCCATAAAACTGGCTACTGCTTACTATTTGGGTGAAGAAGACTTTGTATCGGTGGGATTACCCGCGGATGAAAGCGAACGGCATGCTGTTGTGCTCAGAAGCATCCCCAATCTGATATCTGCTTCTTTTGGTTATACATTTCAATCTGACCATCCGGATGAGGCCTCCATTGCTGGGCTTACTGATGCTTGCATTACAGCAGTAGTTGCCATGAATGAAACTGATCTATTGACAGATATATTTGAGCTATTTGAGCCAACTGCCTATCGTAAAATCTTTTTCGAACAGCTCTCATCATTCATTTATGATGGAGATATCAAATCACTCCCACCCAGGGTTTTTAAGgaacttgttcttttttattcGACCTCAAGTGACGTTTTGGAAGACCTAACGTGTAGACTTAGAACAGATACGCTGGATATTGATCTAATTTTCAGTTTATGTCGACAATACCACCTCCGTGATACACTAACCTATATTACAAATTGTGCATTGCGAGATTTCAAGACTCCTTTAGTGGATTTTGTAAACTTGATAGAGCAAGTATCATCTATAGGTGAGGCAAGTTCTCAAGTTGTGAAATCCGACACATTGGAATGGCAATCTACCAAGTCTAGAGAATCCACAGATGCAACTGACAACGTAGATTTAGAGCAATTGGTGCATGAGGCCGACAAGGTCTATCCATATCTGTCATACATCTTGACAGGCAGGATATACCCCACAGCACTTCTGTTCACAGATGAAGGTCTCTCATACTATGGCAAATGTGCTACCTACTATATGTTATTTTCGGGAAAAGTGAAGTCAGATACTGAAGTTCGGTTCCCATATCTCATAGCACTTATCAACTACAACAGCTCTGCATTCTTTGCAGCGTTGAATGAAGGTTTTGAGGATACGTTTATGAATGGCAGTGATAGAATCGAAGATGGTGATATATATCCTCCAGAGGAGCTTGCTTTTGGTTCAACTGTTAGTAGACAGCTTATTATCAATATCTTGCTTGACGTTTTTTATGACGAATCTAATGGATTGGGACCGGATAAACGGATCTTTttggatatatttattgctcGCAACTACCCGAAGTACTTGCAGTTCATTCTTCTACCAGGAAAAGTCCTTTCTAAAATTCTTTACGAACTATGTTATTGGAACGATGCATCAttaaaagaagagagagagattGCAGTCAACTCTTTGTTGACAAAATTTAAACCCCCAGATCTAGAGAATCTAACGGCAACTCTTTATGAAGTCAAGTTCCATTCAATTCTGATTTATCTTTTCCGGTCAGAAAAGAAGTACACTAAGCTTTTGGAGGTTGCATTTGAATCGGTCAGGGTCAATGAGTTAGAAGCAGACCGGTTATTTGACATAATTGAAGAATGTCTTCAAAACACCAGAGGAATGAGTCAAACGAAAGAGCGTGGCAACTTGGATCGATTACTGGGATCACATTTTGAGATGCTAGTGGAACTAGATAGCGAGAGACTGGTGCAGTTAGTTAGTAAATTCTGCGCTCATATTCATGACTTGGTCTTTAAGCTCAATAGCGAAGGCTTACAACTGCGTTATCTGAATATCTTATTCAAAGCAGTCGGGAAGAGTGATTCTCAAGGACAAAAGTTCCTTCCAACTCTACGCACACGCACGCTTTATATTTCACTTTTGGccaaaaacaataacagTGCAGAGATCTACCGCTTATTAAGTACTATTTTGACGTCAACTAGTGACGTAGACCTCCCCAGCATTGTTGACAGTTTAATTTCATCCAAAAGTATTGACTCGCTAGTTCTGTTACTTGAGAGACAGGGCAGAATAGGCGAAGCGATGATTTACCTACTCGATCACATTCTGTTCCTAAACGACGAGTACATGCTGAAGCCAACTGAATCGGAGTCTGGTTTAAACGAACATTTATCTCCTGAGGTAACGAAACTTGAGGATCAGCTATCGAGATATACAGCTATTGGAGTCAATTTATGTCTTGATGATGAGCGCCGTGGTACACAAGGAGAATCCCAGAACCCTGGAGAGGCAGTATGGATTCGATTGATAGACACTTTGATTGATCTTCTTAAGGATACACTTTCTGATgacaaagaaaaagcatTATCATTAGAACACCAAAAGCAGTTCAAGCACTCGCTACTTCGACAGGCACTCTCTGCTTTGTTGGGCTCACCAGCTAACATTAATGGATTCCAGCACGATGCAACTATTGTCCGAATATTTAGATCGATATTGGCCCCTGAGTCGACGAAGACTAGAACGGTTGGTAGCCTCCGACCATTGCTTGATGACATGTTCTCCGCTTATAATTATCAACACACCATGTTGTGTGTTGTTGAGGAAATCCTAGACTCAGATACTTATCTAAGTTTACTCGACCTGGTTAGCGAGAGGTTGAAGGGTTGGAAGGTTTCAAAATCAGGCGAATGTGAAGGATGTGGAAGGAAAGTTGTTGGAGTTGGTGTAGACGCCGAATGGCTCTATAGCCAATGGgagaagagacagaaagaaaagacaGTCGCTGGCTTCAATGGCACTGTCCGCAAGGATAAAGGCAAAAGTAAATATCTGAAGCCGACAGTTTCCAACGACACAAGCCGTGAGCAAGATGAGATCTTGATCGTGTTCAAATGTGGACACACTTACCACAAAGGATGTCTGAAACGACTGGGCAATGTTGACGAGATCAAATGTATTATATGTGGCTAA
- a CDS encoding putative cystathionine beta-lyase (hypothetical protein; localizes to the cytoplasm and nucleus; overexpression affects protein trafficking through the endocytic pathway; GO_component: GO:0005737 - cytoplasm [Evidence IDA] [PMID 14562095]; GO_component: GO:0005737 - cytoplasm [Evidence IDA] [PMID 21777356]; GO_component: GO:0005634 - nucleus [Evidence IDA] [PMID 21777356]; GO_function: GO:0003824 - catalytic activity [Evidence IEA]; GO_function: GO:0004121 - cystathionine beta-lyase activity [Evidence ISS] [PMID 10821189]; GO_function: GO:0016829 - lyase activity [Evidence IEA]; GO_function: GO:0030170 - pyridoxal phosphate binding [Evidence IEA]; GO_process: GO:0006790 - sulfur compound metabolic process [Evidence ISS] [PMID 10821189]), whose product MSELYSLEDHLAKTSLHEEFGVSTIGIHGDDELALTTDVAPPIHVSTTYRYNSDPSKLQTAREVSTAYDRQDHIYSRISHRSVLRAEKILGEILDGHAVLFSSGLSAFHAMLLHYNPKNVFIGDGYHGCHSLLKIYQRNFGTKVHHNLDTDPELLQKGDIIHLESPVNPTGLAFDIEHYAKIAHSRGAFLVLDATFAPPPLQDPWSLGVDMVMHSGTKYFGGHSDLLSGILVSKDEKVASALMSDRDFTGASPGSLESWLLLRSLRTYHYRIRLQYESANKIVKYLADNISKLPKLEKIYHSSLQTEDFVKKQLPLGGPPVFSIELKDRETARYFPSKLKLFHHATSLGGAESLIEWRCMTDMSVSESLLRVSIGLEDTNDLIGDLVRALQ is encoded by the coding sequence ATGTCTGAATTGTACTCATTGGAAGATCATCTGGCTAAAACTAGCCTTCACGAAGAGTTTGGCGTTAGCACAATTGGTATTCATGGCGACGACGAGCTTGCTCTGACTACTGATGTGGCTCCACCTATTCATGTTTCAACTACCTATCGGTACAATAGCGACCCTTCAAAGCTCCAAACTGCTAGAGAAGTGTCTACTGCTTATGACAGACAGGACCATATCTACTCACGTATTTCTCATAGAAGTGTTTTAAGAGCAGAGAAGATTCTTGGCGAGATTCTTGACGGTCATGCTGTTCTATTCTCCTCAGGACTTTCTGCCTTCCATGCCATGCTTTTGCATTATAATCCTAAGAATGTCTTTATTGGAGACGGTTATCATGGATGCCATTCTTTATTGAAAATTTACCAGAGAAACTTTGGAACCAAGGTTCACCACAATTTGGATACTGATCCtgagcttcttcagaaagGTGATATTATCCATCTTGAATCACCAGTCAACCCAACTGGACTGGCTTTTGATATTGAGCATTATGCTAAGATTGCCCATTCCAGAGGTGCATTTCTAGTTTTAGATGCCACTTTTGCTCCGCCTCCTTTGCAAGATCCCTGGAGCTTGGGTGTTGATATGGTCATGCATTCTGGTACTAAGTACTTTGGCGGTCACTCTGATCTGTTGTCTGGAATTCTTGTTTCCAAAGATGAGAAGGTTGCTAGTGCATTGATGTCTGACAGAGACTTTACTGGTGCCAGTCCTGGTTCTTTAGAATCTTGGTTATTACTTCGTTCGCTGCGAACTTATCACTACCGCATTAGACTTCAATATGAGAGTGCTAACAAGATTGTCAAATACTTGGCTGACAACATCAGTAAACTTCCAAAGCTTGAAAAGATCTATCATTCTTCTTTACAAACTGAAGACTTTGTTAAGAAGCAACTGCCATTAGGCGGTCCTCCTGTGTTCTCTATTGAACTGAAAGACAGAGAAACCGCTCGCTACTTCCCGTCCAAGCTAAAATTGTTCCATCATGCTACCTCGCTAGGTGGTGCCGAGAGTCTCATCGAGTGGAGATGTATGACCGACATGAGCGTCAGTGAAAGTCTCCTGCGTGTCTCTATCGGTCTTGAGGATACCAATGACCTCATTGGAGACCTTGTTCGTGCTCTTCAGtaa
- the MRT4 gene encoding Mrt4p (Protein involved in mRNA turnover and ribosome assembly; required at post-transcriptional step for efficient retrotransposition; localizes to the nucleolus; GO_component: GO:0005622 - intracellular [Evidence IEA]; GO_component: GO:0005730 - nucleolus [Evidence IEA]; GO_component: GO:0005730 - nucleolus [Evidence IDA] [PMID 14562095]; GO_component: GO:0005730 - nucleolus [Evidence IDA] [PMID 19797078]; GO_component: GO:0005730 - nucleolus [Evidence IDA] [PMID 19797079]; GO_component: GO:0005654 - nucleoplasm [Evidence IDA] [PMID 19797079]; GO_component: GO:0005634 - nucleus [Evidence IEA]; GO_component: GO:0005634 - nucleus [Evidence IDA] [PMID 14562095]; GO_component: GO:0030687 - preribosome, large subunit precursor [Evidence IDA] [PMID 11583614]; GO_component: GO:0030687 - preribosome, large subunit precursor [Evidence IDA] [PMID 17443350]; GO_component: GO:0030687 - preribosome, large subunit precursor [Evidence IDA] [PMID 19797079]; GO_component: GO:0030687 - preribosome, large subunit precursor [Evidence IDA] [PMID 23212245]; GO_function: GO:0070180 - large ribosomal subunit rRNA binding [Evidence ISA] [PMID 19346338]; GO_process: GO:0000956 - nuclear-transcribed mRNA catabolic process [Evidence IMP] [PMID 10471698]; GO_process: GO:0006364 - rRNA processing [Evidence IMP] [PMID 12837249]; GO_process: GO:0000027 - ribosomal large subunit assembly [Evidence IGI,IMP] [PMID 19797079]; GO_process: GO:0042273 - ribosomal large subunit biogenesis [Evidence IMP,IPI] [PMID 11583614]; GO_process: GO:0042254 - ribosome biogenesis [Evidence IEA,IEA]), with translation MRNTFLKTIRQDWKGSKILFGRTRVMQKALGRTPEEEHRENLAQLTKHMSGDVGLLMTDEEPQVVRDYFESFVKSDFARAGIVAPLTFTIPAGIVYSRGGQIPAEDDVPLAHSLESTIRSLGVPTQLKAGKVVLSGDHTVCTEGQVLDGKQTRLLKQFGIACSEFKIVLVAYYDREASEVQTE, from the coding sequence ATGCGTAATACTTTCCTGAAGACCATTAGACAGGACTGGAAGGGAAGCAAGATCCTGTTTGGCCGAACCAGAGTCATGCAAAAGGCTCTTGGTAGAACTCCCGAGGAGGAACACAGAGAGAACCTTGCCCAATTAACTAAGCATATGAGTGGAGACGTTGGTTTGTTAATGACTGACGAGGAACCTCAAGTTGTACGAGACTATTTCGAGTCGTTTGTCAAGTCTGATTTCGCTCGTGCTGGTATTGTTGCTCCCCTAACATTCACAATTCCCGCTGGTATCGTGTACTCCAGAGGTGGTCAGATTCCTGCTGAGGATGATGTTCCTCTGGCACACTCTTTAGAGTCTACTATCAGATCCTTGGGTGTTCCAACTCAACTCAAGGCTGGTAAGGTTGTACTTTCTGGCGACCATACTGTTTGTACAGAGGGCCAGGTTCTTGATGGTAAGCAAACTAGACTGCTCAAGCAGTTCGGTATTGCCTGCTCCGAGTTCAAAATCGTCCTGGTTGCCTACTACGACCGCGAGGCCAGCGAGGTGCAAACTGAATAG
- the FUR1 gene encoding uracil phosphoribosyltransferase (Uracil phosphoribosyltransferase; synthesizes UMP from uracil; involved in the pyrimidine salvage pathway; GO_component: GO:0005622 - intracellular [Evidence IC] [PMID 2189783]; GO_function: GO:0005525 - GTP binding [Evidence IEA]; GO_function: GO:0003824 - catalytic activity [Evidence IEA]; GO_function: GO:0000166 - nucleotide binding [Evidence IEA]; GO_function: GO:0016740 - transferase activity [Evidence IEA]; GO_function: GO:0016757 - transferase activity, transferring glycosyl groups [Evidence IEA]; GO_function: GO:0004845 - uracil phosphoribosyltransferase activity [Evidence IEA]; GO_function: GO:0004845 - uracil phosphoribosyltransferase activity [Evidence IDA] [PMID 2189783]; GO_process: GO:0044206 - UMP salvage [Evidence IEA]; GO_process: GO:0008152 - metabolic process [Evidence IEA]; GO_process: GO:0008655 - pyrimidine-containing compound salvage [Evidence IDA] [PMID 2189783]) translates to MRAGESMEQGLRDCCRSVRIGKILIQRDEETTKPKLFYDKLPEDISERYVFLLDPMLATGGSAMMAVDVLLSRGVVQERIVFLNLIASPEGIKNFTAKFPKVRIVTGVVDDGLDANSYITPGLGDFGDRYYCI, encoded by the coding sequence ATGCGAGCTGGTGAGTCTATGGAACAAGGTTTGAGAGACTGCTGTAGATCGGTGAGAATTGGAAAGATTTTGATCCAAAGAGACGAAGAAACTACTAAACCAAAGCTGTTCTACGATAAGCTTCCAGAAGATATCTCTGAGAGATATGTATTCTTATTAGATCCCATGCTGGCAACAGGTGGGTCTGCTATGATGGCAGTCGACGTTCTCCTGTCTCGAGGAGTAGTCCAAGAGCGCattgtgtttttgaatCTTATAGCTTCTCCTGAGGGAATTAAGAACTTCACTGCCAAGTTCCCCAAGGTTAGAATCGTAACaggtgttgttgatgatggaTTGGACGCCAACAGCTACATCACTCCCGGTCTAGGTGATTTTGGCGACCGTTACTACTGCATTTAA